A genomic segment from Halomonas sp. TA22 encodes:
- the acnA gene encoding aconitate hydratase AcnA produces the protein MSTDTTPDSLATLTVGERTYHYYSLPQAAQKLGDISRLPVTLKVLLENQLRYANEESASQEDMQALVDWQKEARSTREIGYRPARVLMQDFTGVPGVVDLASMRAAVEKLGEDPARINPLSPVDLVIDHSVMVDNFGNATAFRDNVILEMERNRERYEFLRWGQEAFDNFRVVPPGTGICHQVNLEYLGKTVWTKEEDGKTFAYPDTLVGTDSHTTMINGLGVLGWGVGGIEAEAAMLGQPVSMLIPEVIGFKLTGKLREGITATDLVLTVTQMLRKKGVVGKFVEFYGDGLADLPLADRATIANMAPEYGATCGFFPVDDETLNYLRLTGRDDAQVALVEAYSKAQGMWREPGTEPIFTDTLHLDMSEVEASLAGPKRPQDRVALSDMKATFETLMGIETPDAPATEKSRWQAEGGQPADMESHFSHGDYEHEDSQACEINDESFKLNPGAVVIAAITSCTNTSNPSVMMAAGLLARKAAAKGLTTKPWVKTSLAPGSKVVTEYLAAGGVQEDLDKLGFDLVGYGCTTCIGNSGPLPEAIEKAIDAGDLTVASVLSGNRNFEGRVHPLVKTNWLASPPLVVAYALAGNVRLDLTKEPLGQGSDGKPVFLQDIWPSQAEIAEAVEKVKTEMFRKEYAEVFDGDETWQAIDVPQSEVYEWSSKSTYIQHPPFFEDMDRTPARIDDVEGAHILAMLGDSVTTDHISPAGSIKPDSPAGHYLQEHGVKPMDFNSYGSRRGNHEVMMRGTFANVRIRNEMLDNVEGGYTRHVPSDEQLAIYDAAMKYAEQGTPLVVIAGKEYGSGSSRDWAAKGTRLLGVRAVLAESYERIHRSNLIGMGVVPLQFPEGEDRKSLQFTGDETISVSGLSELTPGGKVKVTIKSDKGEKKLEALCRIDTANELEYYRHGGILHYVLRKMIGAA, from the coding sequence ATGAGCACCGACACCACACCGGATTCGCTTGCCACCCTGACCGTGGGTGAGCGGACCTACCATTACTACAGCCTGCCCCAGGCGGCACAGAAGCTTGGTGACATCTCTCGACTGCCCGTGACGCTCAAGGTTCTGCTGGAGAACCAGCTGCGTTATGCCAACGAGGAGAGCGCCTCACAGGAGGACATGCAAGCCCTGGTGGACTGGCAGAAGGAGGCGCGCTCGACCCGCGAGATCGGCTACCGTCCGGCGCGCGTACTGATGCAGGATTTCACCGGCGTCCCCGGTGTGGTCGATCTGGCCTCGATGCGCGCCGCCGTGGAGAAGCTCGGCGAAGATCCGGCACGCATCAATCCGCTCTCGCCAGTGGATCTGGTCATCGACCACTCGGTCATGGTCGACAACTTCGGCAACGCCACCGCCTTTCGCGATAACGTCATCCTCGAGATGGAGCGTAACCGCGAGCGCTACGAATTCCTGCGTTGGGGCCAGGAAGCTTTCGACAACTTCCGCGTGGTGCCTCCGGGCACCGGCATCTGCCACCAGGTCAACCTCGAGTACCTGGGCAAGACGGTGTGGACCAAGGAGGAGGATGGCAAGACCTTCGCCTACCCCGACACTCTGGTAGGCACCGACTCCCACACCACCATGATCAATGGCCTTGGCGTACTCGGCTGGGGCGTGGGCGGCATCGAGGCCGAGGCCGCCATGCTCGGTCAGCCGGTATCGATGCTGATCCCCGAAGTGATCGGCTTCAAGCTGACCGGCAAGCTACGTGAAGGCATCACCGCCACCGACCTGGTGCTGACGGTGACCCAGATGCTGCGCAAGAAGGGCGTGGTCGGCAAGTTCGTCGAATTCTACGGCGATGGCCTCGCCGACCTGCCGCTGGCGGATCGTGCCACCATCGCCAACATGGCACCGGAGTATGGCGCCACCTGCGGCTTCTTCCCGGTCGATGACGAGACGCTCAACTATCTGCGCCTGACCGGCCGCGACGATGCCCAGGTCGCGCTCGTCGAGGCGTATTCCAAGGCCCAGGGCATGTGGCGCGAGCCCGGCACCGAGCCAATCTTCACCGATACCCTGCACCTCGACATGAGCGAGGTGGAAGCCAGTCTGGCCGGCCCCAAGCGCCCTCAGGACCGTGTCGCGCTCTCCGACATGAAGGCGACCTTCGAAACCCTGATGGGAATCGAGACGCCGGACGCGCCGGCTACCGAAAAGTCCCGCTGGCAAGCCGAAGGCGGCCAGCCCGCCGATATGGAGTCACACTTCAGCCACGGCGACTATGAGCATGAGGACAGCCAAGCGTGTGAGATCAATGACGAGTCGTTCAAGCTCAACCCCGGTGCCGTGGTGATCGCCGCGATCACCTCCTGCACCAACACCTCCAACCCCAGCGTGATGATGGCCGCCGGTCTGCTGGCCCGCAAGGCAGCGGCCAAGGGCCTGACCACCAAGCCCTGGGTCAAGACCTCGCTGGCACCGGGCTCCAAGGTGGTCACCGAGTACCTCGCCGCCGGTGGCGTCCAGGAGGATCTCGACAAGCTCGGCTTTGATCTGGTCGGGTACGGCTGCACCACCTGCATCGGCAACTCCGGCCCGCTGCCCGAGGCGATCGAGAAAGCCATCGATGCCGGCGATCTGACCGTGGCCTCGGTGCTCTCGGGCAACCGCAACTTCGAAGGCCGCGTGCACCCACTGGTCAAGACCAACTGGCTGGCCTCCCCGCCGCTGGTGGTGGCCTACGCCCTGGCCGGCAACGTGCGTCTTGATCTGACCAAAGAGCCGCTGGGCCAGGGATCGGACGGCAAGCCAGTATTCCTGCAGGATATCTGGCCCTCCCAGGCGGAAATCGCCGAAGCGGTGGAGAAGGTCAAGACCGAGATGTTCCGCAAAGAGTACGCCGAGGTCTTCGACGGCGACGAGACCTGGCAGGCCATCGACGTGCCGCAGAGCGAAGTCTACGAGTGGTCTTCGAAATCCACCTATATCCAGCATCCGCCCTTCTTCGAAGACATGGATCGCACCCCGGCCCGGATCGACGACGTCGAAGGCGCGCACATCCTGGCGATGCTTGGCGACTCGGTGACCACCGACCACATCTCACCGGCCGGTTCGATCAAGCCCGACAGCCCCGCCGGACACTACCTTCAGGAGCATGGCGTCAAGCCCATGGACTTCAACTCCTATGGTTCGCGGCGCGGCAACCACGAGGTGATGATGCGCGGCACCTTCGCCAACGTGCGTATCCGCAACGAGATGCTTGACAACGTCGAGGGTGGCTACACCCGCCACGTCCCCTCCGACGAACAGCTGGCGATCTACGACGCCGCCATGAAGTATGCCGAGCAGGGCACGCCGCTGGTGGTCATTGCCGGCAAGGAGTACGGCTCCGGCTCCTCACGCGACTGGGCGGCCAAGGGCACGCGCCTGCTGGGCGTGCGCGCAGTACTGGCCGAATCCTACGAGCGCATCCACCGCTCCAACCTGATCGGCATGGGAGTGGTGCCGCTGCAGTTCCCCGAAGGGGAGGATCGCAAGTCCCTGCAGTTCACCGGCGACGAGACGATTTCGGTCTCCGGCCTGAGCGAGCTGACTCCGGGTGGCAAGGTCAAGGTGACGATCAAGAGCGACAAGGGTGAGAAAAAGCTCGAGGCGCTGTGCCGCATCGATACCGCCAACGAACTCGAGTATTACCGTCATGGCGGCATCCTGCACTACGTGCTGCGCAAGATGATCGGCGCGGCGTGA